Part of the Anaerolineae bacterium genome, CATCTGCTTGCACATCCAGCACACCTAACACTCGATCTCCGGCCATCAACGGTACCGCCAACTCCGCTTGCGTATCCGGCAGCAAAGGGTGGGGCAACCAGCCGGGGTCCTGACGGACATTATTCACAATGATTCCTTGCCGTGTCCAGGCCGCCCGCGCCACCAACGACTGTTCTCGTCTCAGGGGAATACGCCAGCCTTCAGCCACCATCCGCTGCCCTACTGTTCCTGCTCCGGCAGTCAAAACGAGCATGGTTTCTGTTTCATCCACCAAATAAATATGCGCATGATACAAGTCAAAACTCTCTTTGGTCAGGTCGGCTACCCGTTGTAACAACTCTGTTGGATTTAGAATAGTAGAAGCGGCCACGCTTACTTGGGCCACAAGTTCAAGTTCCGAAACACGCCTGGCCATCGCTTCTTCGGCTTGCCTACGTCTTTTCACCAGTAGCGCCCCTTGCAAGGCGCTGCTGATTTGACCCTGCAATACCCCATAGACCATCCCCTCACGCGGCCCTTCGGCAAATAGCACAAACCCCAATTGTTCATGGCGAAAGTAGAGCGGTTCAACTACCAGGGTATATCGTTCGTTTTGGGGTAACATTCCCGCCGGCGTCAATTGCGGAGAGGAGAAACATTGTTTCCCGGTTTCTAAGGTAATCCGGCCTGGCTCATGATAAGCCAAAATTAATCTAGACAACTCAGCCGGTTTGTCGGGATTTTCGTACAAGGAAAGATAACAACGGGTGATACCAAGTTGGGGCAATTCACGAGCCAAAATATCCATTAATTCATTCATGTCAAACGTGGTGATCAAGGTTTGACTAATTTCACGCAAGGCCCGGGCCTGCTGCTCGGCCTGCAAGGTCTGGTGTGCTTCAACCCGTTGGGCCGTTTCCCCAATCATCACCCGCGCCTGTCGCCAGAGATTCTCTGCCCAAGCCAGCACCTCACCATTGCCCAGGTAGGGCCGTGTGTGACGGCGCAGAGCAGATATGGTCCCTTGCCATGCCATCACTTTTTGGCCCACATCTGTTATAGCATCGCCGCCACTGGCTATGATCTGGCGCAACACCTCGGCCAAGGCTTGTAAAAAAACACCAGGAGACTTTACGATCAATTCGGTTAAAAATTTCTCAAATAACAAGTTGGCCCAGTCACGATCAGGCATGGTTTTGGTATGAGGCAAAACACCTATTATCGCCAGCATCATCTTTGAGACAATATCCTCTTGCTGGGGGGCCAGAGCAATTTCTAAAGCTTCAGGCGTAAATTCTCCCTGGAACAAATCCATTGTTGGACCGGCCACCGCCTGTTCCACTACAGGGTCTAAACAACCACAAGACTGACGCACAACCAAATTGCCCGATAGGTACACTTCTTCAGCTACATTTTCCCCGGCCAGTAAGGCCAGGAGCATTTCGGCTGCTTGTCGTCCATATTCATCGTATAAATATCCTGCTGTGGTTAACGGAGGGGTTACTGCTCTGGCTTCCAGAATATCTTCAAGGCCAACCACAGCCACGTCATCCGGTACCCGGATTCCCCGTGCCTGTAATTCGGCCAGCGCTGTTATGGCCATATCATCGTTATGCGCGGCCACAGCATCAAAATCAACCTGTCGCTCATCCAACAAACAATTTATCAACGCCCTGTTCTCAGAACGATTCAGGTCAGCTTCTATCACCAGATTCATATCCAGCGGAAGGCCATATTCAGCCAGGGTGTCCACATAAGTTTGATACCGCTCTTCTGCTTCCTGGTAATCTTGGGGGCCCCGGATAAAGGCAATGCGGCGGCAATGATGTACTTCTATCAGATGAGCCAGCACGTTGTGGATA contains:
- a CDS encoding GAF domain-containing protein — encoded protein: MIENRQSAHKKSTKPLPYRPTIGFLTPNLGDVTQPIAAAIWRGMANVAQEQDFNLVCFAGGVLRSERGFEAQANVLYNLVNPEHYDGLIIWASILPWHVDETIKDFYARYRPLPMVSLGRSLDGMPSLLIDNYQGIHNVLAHLIEVHHCRRIAFIRGPQDYQEAEERYQTYVDTLAEYGLPLDMNLVIEADLNRSENRALINCLLDERQVDFDAVAAHNDDMAITALAELQARGIRVPDDVAVVGLEDILEARAVTPPLTTAGYLYDEYGRQAAEMLLALLAGENVAEEVYLSGNLVVRQSCGCLDPVVEQAVAGPTMDLFQGEFTPEALEIALAPQQEDIVSKMMLAIIGVLPHTKTMPDRDWANLLFEKFLTELIVKSPGVFLQALAEVLRQIIASGGDAITDVGQKVMAWQGTISALRRHTRPYLGNGEVLAWAENLWRQARVMIGETAQRVEAHQTLQAEQQARALREISQTLITTFDMNELMDILARELPQLGITRCYLSLYENPDKPAELSRLILAYHEPGRITLETGKQCFSSPQLTPAGMLPQNERYTLVVEPLYFRHEQLGFVLFAEGPREGMVYGVLQGQISSALQGALLVKRRRQAEEAMARRVSELELVAQVSVAASTILNPTELLQRVADLTKESFDLYHAHIYLVDETETMLVLTAGAGTVGQRMVAEGWRIPLRREQSLVARAAWTRQGIIVNNVRQDPGWLPHPLLPDTQAELAVPLMAGDRVLGVLDVQADEPDYFTVDDIRIQGTLAAQVTAALENARLFEQSQKNLTFTERLYQAGRQIMAASDLPEIVAAVAEVAPTGNINRLVLLEFEYNARAELEGMVVRANWHSGQGMPPTPIGARYRRRMFPGIKEFVGAEPLIFEDVQHDQRFDEELQTTFRQLNIWAMAALPLWAGTRQRGVLLLQAQNVYQLSETEIRPYISLMGQVAVAVENQRLLAETKAALAEVAAVQQRYTVQNWEAYRAKSVAQSYEHIREGAALSVSQLPAPDGQQRLMDNNQSLLSSQQPEEAPFKLTAPLTIRDEVVGILGLDEFYEREWTQDEVTLVKAISEQLAQAYENLRLIDETQQRAAREARISEIGEKIREAQSLEEALQITIREVGASLETHQTAVKLELSDS